The genomic region ACAGGCGCGGACATCAAAATAAAGTGTAACGGGTGTGCGCGCGAAGTTATGATACCTAAATTTGATTTGGATAAGAAAATAAAAGCCCAAAAATAGCGCTAAAACAAGAAATCAGAAAAAATGTAACAATAGGTGTTGCATTTTTTTATTGGTTAGGTTAGAATAAAAAAGCACACGGCAAACCGGAGGGGTAGCGAAGAGGCTAAACGCGGCAGACT from Paracholeplasma manati harbors:
- a CDS encoding DUF951 domain-containing protein encodes the protein MIIHTKKPHVCGSNAWTVIRTGADIKIKCNGCAREVMIPKFDLDKKIKAQK